The DNA region TCCCGATCACGGAGGGTCTGACAGGATGGGCACATTGCAGTTATTATAGCACATACGTTCGGTTCCGAATACAAAAAAGATAGCAATTTATCCCCGCCTAAAGCTGAAGCTTTTGAGGAAAGGGTCTTCTCTCCTTCATATAATAAATTCATGATCCGTAACCGACACAAATTTGTGTTTCATTTCAGGAATATTGGGTATGAGTTTATAAACTGCTCATACACTTATGTTGTAGTCCATCGCACTTCATGCCTCGAACTTAACGATGAGGGGGTTATCACATGATCCGCCGAAAAAGAACATGCTGGACAGCCATTCTGCTAGTCTGTGTCATGCTGGTGAGCGGATGCTCCATCTGGCCGGGACAGAATGATTCATCGAGCAACAAAAAGGTAACGCTTACATTGTGGTACTGGAACCGTTCCATCGATGATAAGCTGATTGCCAAGGCCAGGGAAAAGTTCCCCAATATTGAACTGACTGCCCAGAAAATTGGTGGTGATTTCAAGGCAAAACTCAAAACGACACTCGCTGCGCGCTCAGGTGAGCCGGACATTGTCGCATTGAACGATTGGATCATGGAGCTCTTTCCCAGCGAGGACCGCTTCTATAATCTGTATGATCTTGGCGCAGGTGACGTCGAAGACCAATATCTGGATTGGAAATGGAAGCAAGGCGTTACACCGGACGGACAGATGATCGGCTTCCCCATGGATACGGGACCGACCGCCCTCTTCTACCGTGCAGATCTGTTTAAGGAGGCCGGATTGCCTTCCGAGCCTGAAGAAGTGGCTCGTCAGATCAACAACTGGGATGCTTACTCTGCTGCAGGAGAAAAGATCAAAGAGAAGTTCGGAGGCAAGGTATTTCTAACCGATAATATTGGAACCGTTTACAACCAAGTGTTGTCACAAGGAACGGAGCGATATTTCCGTCCGGACGGCTCGTTTATCGGCATGGATTCACCACTCGTCAAGCAGAGCTGGGATACCGCCGTATCCTTCAAGCAAAAAGGGCTGCTCGCCAATGCAGACGGCTGGACTCCTGGCTGGAACGCAGCGATGAATAATGGTGAGATTGCTTCCTTTGTGGGAGCGGTCTGGATGAAGCAGGTGTTGCAGGAGGCTGCGCCGGATACATCTGGCAAATGGCGGGTCACTCGCGCTCCTGGCGGAGATGGCAATAACGGCGGATCATTCCTGTCCATTTTGAAGTCGAGCAAACACCCCAAAGAAGCATTCGAAGTCATCCAGTGGCTGCAAAGTCCGGAAAATCAGCTTGAACAGTATACGACGTTGAACCTGTTCCCTTCAGCTCCGGGCGTGTTTGATACACCGGCGATGAAAGAGGAAGAGCCCTTCTTTGGCGGACAGGCGACAGGGCCTGTGTTTGCTGAATCGGCACAGCATGTGCCAGAGGCCTTCTTTGGCGAACGATACCCTTCGGTACACAACATCATTACCCGGCGGCTGAATGATATTGCGAAGCAAAATGCCAACCCGGAGCAGGTCTGGCCCGATACGGTGCATCGTGTTGAACGGGAATTACAGCGTTAATCCAGACACTCTATGAGATGGCAATCCGCAAAGGAGGAATTCATATGGCTGTAACCGAACCTCGCCTCACTCCGGATCCCGGAACGGCACGTCCGGATTTGGATCGTCAGAAATCACTCTTCTCCCGGATGTGGGAACATCGTGCACTCTATGTGGCGATCTCTCCGTTTTACATTCTGTTTGCCGTGTTTGGACTATTCCCGATCGGGTTCTCCTTATATCTGGCCTTCCACAAATGGGATGGCATTGGTATGATGACCTATAACGGACTAAACAACTTTAAATATATGCTGACCGATGCTGAATTCTGGCAAGCGGTGGGCAACACGTTCATGATCTGGATTTACTCTACCATTCCGATGTTGTTCTTTGCCCTGATTGTTGCATTCTTGCTCCATGCACCGTTTGTGAAGTTCCGTACGCTGTTTCGTGTGGGCTATTTCCTGCCCAACGTAACATCCATCGTAGCCGTCGCCATTATTTTTGGTGCCCTGTTTGCCAACAACTACGGGTTTCTCAACTATCTGCTACAATCCGTCGGGCTTCCCGTGGTGGAATGGCTAAATGCGCCCTGGGGCATCAAAGTGGCGATCTCCTCCATGGTGGTCTGGCGCTGGACAGGATACAACGCGGTCATCTATCTGGCCGGACTTCAGAGCATCCCGCAGACTTTGTATGAAGCTGCGAAGATTGACGGCGCATCCGGAATACAATCCTTTTTCCGAATTACGATTCCGATGCTGCGTCCCGTCATTCTGTTCACTGTCATTACATCAACGATCGGCGGCATGCAGCTGTTCACCGAACCGCAAATTCTCGTGGGTAACGATGGCGGCGCCGGCGCGGCCGGGATGACTATTGTCTTGTACCTTTACCGTGAATCGTTCATTAACAATTACTTCGGGTATGGTGCTGCGGTTGGCTGGGGGATGTTCCTCATTATCGCCCTGTTCTCGATTGTGAACTGGAAGCTCGTTCAAGGCAAGTCATCCTGATGTGACAAGGGGGGAGCGCTCATGACGTCCAAATCTCTCAAATCTCTGGTATTGTATACCGGTCTTATCGGGGGCATGCTTATTTCCATGTTCCCGTTCTATTGGCTGATTGTAATGTCTACCCGGACGACGTCCGATATCTATAAGTTCCCGCCTCAGCTCTGGTTCGGGGGTGAACTGTGGAATAATATCAGTCGGGTGCTTCAGCAGATTGACTTCTGGGGCGCATTCATGAATACGTTGTTTGTGTCAGGCTTGGTGACGGTACTGGTGCTGTTTTTTGATTCACTGGCAGGGTTTGCGTTTGCGAAGTTTGAATTCCCGGGTAAAAAGTGGCTCTTCGTCCTGCTGCTCGCCACCATGATGGTGCCTTCCCAACTGTCGCTGGTCCCTTCCTTCGTGCTTATGGCGACGTTCGGTTGGGTCGGTTCCTTCAAAGCCCTCATTATTCCGGGCATGGTGAATGCCTTCGGCATCTTCTGGATTCGCCAGTATGCCACGGAGTCCATTCCCAATGATTTACTGGATGCCGGACGCATCGACGGGTGTAATTTCTTCAGGCTGTACTGGAACGTGGCATTGCCCATTCTGCGGCCTGCGTTTGCCTTCCTCGGCGCGTTCACGTTTATTGGCGTATGGAATGATTACCTCTGGCCCTTGATCGTCCTGACAGATGCACGAAAGTATACGTTGCAGATTGCATTGTCCCAGTTAAACGGGCTGTACAATACAGATTATGCGATGGTTATCGCGGGTACACTGCTGGCTGTTATTCCGTTGATCGTCATGTTCCTGTTCATCAGCCGCCAGTTTATCTCCGATATTGCCGCAGGAGCTGTGAAGGATTAAGGAATACCGCATTTTGATCCATCCCTCAAGTCTGATATTCTTATCTATAGATAAAATACCAGATGCCATATAAGTTGGATGAATAGCGCCACGTGGGCGGAAGGCTTTCTGTACCCGGAGTGTAAACGTGTAACAGCATTCATTTAACTTATATATTCAAGAAAGAGGGATGACAAAATGGCTTCTTCACCCTATATGATCGGCGTAGACATCGGCACCACCTCCACCAAAGCCGTCCTGTTTGAAGAGAACGGAACCATCGTGGCTCAGGGCGGTGCCGATTACCCACTGTATACCCCTACCCCTGCGATTGCAGAGCAGGATGCGGAAGATATTTTCAAAGCCGTCGTGGAATCGGTTAAACAGGCGACCTCCAAGGCCGGCATCAAACCAGATGAAATCCTGTTTGTCTCATTCAGTTCGGCCATGCACAGCGTTCTGCCTGTCGATGAAAACGACAAACCCCTGATGCGGGCGATGACATGGGCAGACAATCGCAGCGCCGAGTGGACGGAAGCACTCAAAACCGAAATGAACGGTCACGAAATCTATTTGAGAACAGGTACGCCGATTCATCCGATGTCACCTCTGACCAAAATCATGTGGCTGACCAGAGATCAACCGGAACTGTTCAAACAGACACACAAGTTTATTTCAATGAAAGAATACGTATTCTATAAATTGTTCTCCGAGTATGTGATTGATCATTCCATGGCCTCTGCCACGGGAATGATGAATCTCGAAAAGCTCGACTGGGACGAGGAAGCTCTCCATGTCGCAGGCATCACTCCGGAACATCTGTCCCGTCTTGTGCCAACGACGCATCTTCTCAAGAAAGGCTTGAATCCGGAGTATGCCAAGGAGATGGGCATTGCGGATACGACGCCATTTGTCATCGGAGCAAGTGACGGCGTGCTCTCCAATTTGGGCGTAAACGCCATTGATCCTGGCGTCGTGGCGGTTACCATCGGGACCAGCGGAGCGATTCGCACCGTCGTGGACAAGCCGGTCACCGATCCAAAAGGGCGTTTCTTCTGTTATGCGCTCACGGAGGATGCGTGGGTGATTGGCGGTCCAGTTAACAACGGCGGGGTTATATTCCGTTGGATTCGGGACGAGTTTGCTGCATCCGAGGTTGAGACAGCGAAACGACTCGGGATTGATCCGTATGAAGTATTGACCCGTGTCGCCGAAAATGTACCGCCAGGCTCGGAAGGCCTGTTGTTCCATCCGTACATGACGGGTGAGCGGGCCCCACTCTGGAACCCGAATGCACGAGGTTCATTCTTTGGCCTGACGCTGCATCATAAGAAAGAGCATATGATTCGCGCGGCTCTTGAAGGTGTCTTGTTTAACCTGTACACCGTCATGTTGGCGATTGAAGAGAAAATCGGACGTCCCAAAAAGATTCAGGCTACGGGCGGCTTCGCCCGCTCTGAGCTGTGGCGCCAGATGATGGCTGATATTTTCGATCAGGATGTCATCATTCCCGAAAGTATCGAGAGCTCCTGCCTCGGGGCAGCCGTACTGGGGCTCTATGCCCTTGGCCGCATCGATTCCCTCAGTGCCGTCTCCGGCATGATTGGATCGACGCATCGGCATCAGCCAGACCCGGATAGCGTTCGCATCTATCGCGAATTGCTGCCGATCTTCATCCGCATCTCCCGCAAGTTTGAAGAGGAATATGCAGATATTGCCGCTTTTCAGAATAAAACGATGCAGAAGTGAGTGGATTGGGTGAGTGAGTAGGCAAGTGGGCGAGTTCATCACAGGCCACGTCTTCCTTCTGCCAAACGCCGTACGCTAACGAACCTTACGCACCTTATTCGAGGTTTAAAGCTTGGTTTAGTATTCTAACGAACCTCAGCCACCTTATAACGGCTGATTGCAGCATATATCTGCCTATAAATTTAAAATACAGGGCAATAGCGTGCCTGAGATTCGTTAAAAACTTGATTATGCCGAATACCCTCCAATAGCGTGTGTGAGGTTCGTTGGAAGTAGCCGTTCACCCTAACCATACTATGGATGGCCGCTTGGGGCTGCGCCCGGTTCGTAATAACATATGACATCCCGATGACCCGTCTGATGTATATTCATGAAGGCTGTTCCCGAGTGCAATGGGGGACGGCCTTTTTCATGCAGGCTTTTTTCCACAAAATATAATAAGCATGATCCACGTTACGCCTCCGCACCCTTCACATAGGGCATAACAAAACTCCACAGCATAAAGCTGCTGTGGAGTTATAGGTTGTCTACAGGTTACCAGTGAATCACTGCTTATATTTGCTGAATGCATCCTGATCTGCCTGCACATTTTCCAAATAAACAATCTGTCCTGCCTCATTCACGCGTGCAATATCGATGCCTGTTTTGGCATAGACCGTTCCATCCGCAGCTTGTCCGCATACCGCCCAGTTCGTTTGATAGCTGCCATCCGGTTGAAACTTCCATTGATCCCACATGTGTTTCACATCGCTATTGTATTCATAGAAAGCCTTCATAAAACCATCGAACCCTGTTCTGCTGTTGCCGTTCAGTACAATCTCTGCATCCGGGGTAAACAGGGACAACAGATCCTGCATCGCGCGTTCGTCTGTACGGGAAGCGTCAAATAAACGGAAATAGTTGTTTAACATTGTTGTAGTGCTGGTTGTGCTCATTCCTATTCCTCCTAGAATATATAATCCGGTTTTTCATTTTATAGTTCGAAAAAATTCAAACTAAATAACTGAGATGAAATGTACCACACTTTCCATCCCCGGAACAACCATCAGTTCGAAAAAAATCAAACATTGAAAGGAATTGTCGAATATGCTACCGTCATAGATATGAAAACTCCAACGATCCCTATGGCTTCGGAATTGAATCTGACCACGGTCTGCAACGCACTCGGTGATCCGATACGGATGAAAATTGCACACTGTCTGGCCAGCACTGGCGAGAAAAACTGCTCCGCCTTCGAAGTAGACCATATTTCCAAATCAACGTTGTCTCATCACATCAAAATCTTACGTGAAGCAGGCCTTATCCGGCCTCGCATTGAAGGCAAACAGCACTTTTATTCTATTCGGAAGGAAGACTTAAACTCCCGTTTTCCCGGTCTTGTGGAACTGATTCTGAATACAACCGAGGAATATGTACATTGAGGAAGCAGGCTTGAATCACGCGATACATCATCTTATGGATTGTATAGAGGAGGCTCATTTTTTGGATAAAAAAGCGGCAAAAATTTTGCTGGGCACCTTCTGGGGTAGCGGCGGCTGGAAAACGGTATCTCTTCCCTTCTCGGGGGATGACTTTGAATATGCCAAAAGCAGAGGTCTGATGTTCGATCCGCTGACCATTACCCATGATGAGATCGTCACCCGTTTACATGAGATTCATCAGGACAACAACTCCATCAAGCAACGGGTAGTATCGGCATTTTTACACAGTTTATCTACCAAAAAAGTATATCTACGCAGCGCGCTTTCCAGCTGGGCTTTAACATCGCAACTGCCTTTGCATACCTACGAGGAACGCCGTGCACTGCATGCCAACACCAGTTCTTGCGGGGATTGCAACTTCCTGCGCCTGCAATCGGACAAGGCGTATGCGGACATCGATCTGAACATATTGAACTTTGAACGGGTGAAATGGGGCGGGGTCCGTCACAACAACCTGTTATACTGCCTGATGGATCTGGATTTATTGCTGAGCAACAAGGAAGCTGTCTATGAAGTGACTGATGCAGATATCGCTATACTGGTCAGCATGCTTGAAGCAGCACAGACTTGTGAACCTCATGAGAGCGCACGCGGGTTGGAGAAACGGTGGAAAGGCCTATTTCCATCCAGCAAACAGGAACGCGACGCGATTCTCGAAATCTGGGGTGCATCCGGTCTGCTTGTTCCGCAGGATACGCCACGAAAAGGCAGAGGCGGGTACAGCGACTTCCACTTCGCCGCAACCTGGCAAGGCGATGACGGTTATAGCGCAGATGCGGCAATTTCCATCTTCGGCTCCTATTTGCCCCAGAAACTCTAAGCTAAATTTGGCTCTCGTACAAGTTTGAAGCAGGCTTAGGTTACAATAATGACATCGACAGATTTCTTGTTTAGCTCGTATAATAGGGAGAAATGGGTAGATAGGAGTGAATCAAGCGAATTTATGGTATACATACTGGCTTTTATGCTGTCTTTTGCTGTCGTAGTTCTGCTTATTCCGCCGCTTGGTCGACTGGCACATCGGCTTGATTTTGTGGACAAGCCCCGAGAAAATGTGGAGCGCAAGCTGCACAGGCAGCCCATTCCACTGACGGCGAGTTACGCGATATTTACCGGATTCTTCCTGACATACATTGTTCTTACGAAAGAAATTTCATGGGAAACCGCCGCTCTGGTCGCTGGCGGTATGCTCCTGTTAACGATCGGTACAGTCGATGACTGGTACAAAACCAAAGGCAAAGACTTCCCTGCCCTGCCCAAAATGATCATTCAGGTCTCGGCTGCAGTACTCGTATTTACTTCCGGTATTGCGTTCACCGGGTTCGTGAATCCCTTGAATTCCGAATATATTATGCTTCCGATCTGGCTGCAATTTATTCTGACGATTCTGTGGATCTTCGGTGTGACAACAGTCATTAACTTCACGGATGGCATGGATGGACTGGCAGGCGGTTTGTCAGCCATCTCAGCGATTACGTTGTTTATCGTCGCCATGACCAAAGGCCAAACCGATTCTGCCCTCATGGCCATTACGCTCGTCGGGGTAACCCTCGGTTATCTGAAATATAACAAAGCTCCCGCCAAGGTGTTCATGGGCGACGCGGGGGCAACGTTTCTTGGCTTTATCCTGGCGGTAATTGCCCTGGACGGTGCATTCAAACAGGCGACCATGCTGTCTATCTTCATCCCGATTTTGGCGCTCGGTGTGCCGATCTTCGACAACATTTTTGTGGTCATCAAACGTTCCATCCAAGGCAAAGCCATCTATCAGGCAGATGCAAGTCAAGCCCATTATCGCTTGCTGCGTGCAGGCCTGAATCACAAACAGGTGGTTGGCGTCCTGTATCTCGTCAGCACCTGCCTTTGCCTCTCTTCCATTATTTTGATGCTGGTGGAGATGTAAATAGTAAAAAAACGAATAGAAATAACAGAAAGCCACCTTCAACTCAATGAAGGTGGCTTTCTTATGATGTTCTTTTTGGACCGCATACCTTTTTTCGTACTCCATTCTGTAACAGGCCCCTCGTTTCCTGCTGCCTACGCGACTCCACCTAAATTACGCACTTTCACTTAAAGTTGCTTGCTTCAAACTTACGATTTAACAGCCCCGGCCATGGCCCCTCCAACAATGAAGCGTTGCAAAGAAACGTACAGGATAGCCAACGGCAATGTAACGATCAGAATGCCACAGGCGAGCAGCGGCCAGTTGTTCATGTATTGTCCATAGAAGGTGAAGAGTCCTTTGGTTACAGGCTGATAATTCGGATCAGACAAATAAATGGTAGGTCCAATAATATCATTCCATACGCCAATCGCCGTAAGAATAATGCCTGTTGCCAGTATAGGCTTCATTAATGGAACAAGGATGGTGAACAGATACCTTGTATACCCGCACCCGTCCATGGCGGCCGCCTCATCCAGTTCACGCGATATTGATTTGATATAACCCACAAACATGAGAAACGCAATGCCCGTCCCCGTCGTCTTCAGTAAGATGTACCCGATTTGGGTGTTGTAGAGACCCAGATTATTGATCAGCGAAAACTGCGGAATGAGCGGGTTGGGAAGATACATGGAGATCAGAAAGAAAATATAAATGAATGTGCTGAACTTCACGTATCTTCGTGCAAGCGGGAATGCAGCAAATACAGACAAAATCAACGTCAGCAGGGTGGACATCCCTGTATAGAGCACACTGTTCCACATATACTGAGAAAAGTTTCCTTTATTCCAAGCTTCGGAAAAGTTCTCAAGCCGGATTCCTTCGGTAAGGGCAACAGGATCAAGCAAATACTCTGTCTGCGTTTTCATGGATACATTGAACAGGTAGAACAGAGGGAAAACGTACAACGCAAGCATAAGCAGGACGATGACGTAGCTGACAACTCTCGACGTTTGACTCTGCTTCATTACGCTTCCACCTCTCTTCTGCGAAGATAAAATAGTGCGACCATCGATATCGTAAATACAAAGAGGAACTGAATCATCGCGACGGCCGAAGCCAATCCGTAATCTGCCGTTCCGGTGCCAAACGCTGTAGCATATACATCAAATGCAAGCGTCGTTGTATTGAACTTACCACCCGTGAGTACATAAATAATGTCAAAGGTTTGCAAAGCTCCGATGATGGACAACAGCATGTTGACCGTGAATGAAGGAGCGATCATCGGGAATGTAATGTTTGTGAATGCTTTCCACCCCGAAGCACCATCCATGTAACCCGCCTCATACAGATCGCTTGGAATGGATTGCAGACCGGCCAGAAAAATCGTCATGGAGTAGCCCATATACATCCAGATCTGAACAAAAATAATCAATTCAAAGGCAATATTATAATCA from Paenibacillus sp. JNUCC-31 includes:
- a CDS encoding carbohydrate ABC transporter permease → MWEHRALYVAISPFYILFAVFGLFPIGFSLYLAFHKWDGIGMMTYNGLNNFKYMLTDAEFWQAVGNTFMIWIYSTIPMLFFALIVAFLLHAPFVKFRTLFRVGYFLPNVTSIVAVAIIFGALFANNYGFLNYLLQSVGLPVVEWLNAPWGIKVAISSMVVWRWTGYNAVIYLAGLQSIPQTLYEAAKIDGASGIQSFFRITIPMLRPVILFTVITSTIGGMQLFTEPQILVGNDGGAGAAGMTIVLYLYRESFINNYFGYGAAVGWGMFLIIALFSIVNWKLVQGKSS
- a CDS encoding carbohydrate ABC transporter permease is translated as MTSKSLKSLVLYTGLIGGMLISMFPFYWLIVMSTRTTSDIYKFPPQLWFGGELWNNISRVLQQIDFWGAFMNTLFVSGLVTVLVLFFDSLAGFAFAKFEFPGKKWLFVLLLATMMVPSQLSLVPSFVLMATFGWVGSFKALIIPGMVNAFGIFWIRQYATESIPNDLLDAGRIDGCNFFRLYWNVALPILRPAFAFLGAFTFIGVWNDYLWPLIVLTDARKYTLQIALSQLNGLYNTDYAMVIAGTLLAVIPLIVMFLFISRQFISDIAAGAVKD
- a CDS encoding MraY family glycosyltransferase is translated as MVYILAFMLSFAVVVLLIPPLGRLAHRLDFVDKPRENVERKLHRQPIPLTASYAIFTGFFLTYIVLTKEISWETAALVAGGMLLLTIGTVDDWYKTKGKDFPALPKMIIQVSAAVLVFTSGIAFTGFVNPLNSEYIMLPIWLQFILTILWIFGVTTVINFTDGMDGLAGGLSAISAITLFIVAMTKGQTDSALMAITLVGVTLGYLKYNKAPAKVFMGDAGATFLGFILAVIALDGAFKQATMLSIFIPILALGVPIFDNIFVVIKRSIQGKAIYQADASQAHYRLLRAGLNHKQVVGVLYLVSTCLCLSSIILMLVEM
- a CDS encoding ArsR/SmtB family transcription factor codes for the protein MKTPTIPMASELNLTTVCNALGDPIRMKIAHCLASTGEKNCSAFEVDHISKSTLSHHIKILREAGLIRPRIEGKQHFYSIRKEDLNSRFPGLVELILNTTEEYVH
- a CDS encoding ABC transporter substrate-binding protein, with protein sequence MIRRKRTCWTAILLVCVMLVSGCSIWPGQNDSSSNKKVTLTLWYWNRSIDDKLIAKAREKFPNIELTAQKIGGDFKAKLKTTLAARSGEPDIVALNDWIMELFPSEDRFYNLYDLGAGDVEDQYLDWKWKQGVTPDGQMIGFPMDTGPTALFYRADLFKEAGLPSEPEEVARQINNWDAYSAAGEKIKEKFGGKVFLTDNIGTVYNQVLSQGTERYFRPDGSFIGMDSPLVKQSWDTAVSFKQKGLLANADGWTPGWNAAMNNGEIASFVGAVWMKQVLQEAAPDTSGKWRVTRAPGGDGNNGGSFLSILKSSKHPKEAFEVIQWLQSPENQLEQYTTLNLFPSAPGVFDTPAMKEEEPFFGGQATGPVFAESAQHVPEAFFGERYPSVHNIITRRLNDIAKQNANPEQVWPDTVHRVERELQR
- a CDS encoding carbohydrate ABC transporter permease, whose product is MKQSQTSRVVSYVIVLLMLALYVFPLFYLFNVSMKTQTEYLLDPVALTEGIRLENFSEAWNKGNFSQYMWNSVLYTGMSTLLTLILSVFAAFPLARRYVKFSTFIYIFFLISMYLPNPLIPQFSLINNLGLYNTQIGYILLKTTGTGIAFLMFVGYIKSISRELDEAAAMDGCGYTRYLFTILVPLMKPILATGIILTAIGVWNDIIGPTIYLSDPNYQPVTKGLFTFYGQYMNNWPLLACGILIVTLPLAILYVSLQRFIVGGAMAGAVKS
- a CDS encoding nuclear transport factor 2 family protein, which codes for MSTTSTTTMLNNYFRLFDASRTDERAMQDLLSLFTPDAEIVLNGNSRTGFDGFMKAFYEYNSDVKHMWDQWKFQPDGSYQTNWAVCGQAADGTVYAKTGIDIARVNEAGQIVYLENVQADQDAFSKYKQ
- the gntK gene encoding gluconokinase, whose translation is MASSPYMIGVDIGTTSTKAVLFEENGTIVAQGGADYPLYTPTPAIAEQDAEDIFKAVVESVKQATSKAGIKPDEILFVSFSSAMHSVLPVDENDKPLMRAMTWADNRSAEWTEALKTEMNGHEIYLRTGTPIHPMSPLTKIMWLTRDQPELFKQTHKFISMKEYVFYKLFSEYVIDHSMASATGMMNLEKLDWDEEALHVAGITPEHLSRLVPTTHLLKKGLNPEYAKEMGIADTTPFVIGASDGVLSNLGVNAIDPGVVAVTIGTSGAIRTVVDKPVTDPKGRFFCYALTEDAWVIGGPVNNGGVIFRWIRDEFAASEVETAKRLGIDPYEVLTRVAENVPPGSEGLLFHPYMTGERAPLWNPNARGSFFGLTLHHKKEHMIRAALEGVLFNLYTVMLAIEEKIGRPKKIQATGGFARSELWRQMMADIFDQDVIIPESIESSCLGAAVLGLYALGRIDSLSAVSGMIGSTHRHQPDPDSVRIYRELLPIFIRISRKFEEEYADIAAFQNKTMQK